The Leifsonia williamsii genome includes a region encoding these proteins:
- a CDS encoding Zn-dependent alcohol dehydrogenase, with translation MKAVVFAEPSAPIAFTDVELAAPRAGEVRVRIAAAGVCHSDLHVKRGEWDAPAPLVMGHEGSGVVTELGEGVTSLAVGDHVVLSWVPPCGECRYCRSGHEARCQKVATVVAPKGVLFDGTSRLSRDGEPLHHYLGVSSFAEEVVVPASGAVKVRDDAPLDVIAVVGCAVATGVGAVLNTAAVEPGSTVAVIGCGGVGLNVVQGAKLAGAERIVAVDVLADKTQMALQFGATDRIDASQADAVEQLFELIPDGVDYAFDAIGRTSTTEQAIRMLGLGGAAVIVGLPPTGAKASFEPLVLAEADQRILGSNYGSVRPSIDIPALVDRYMDGQLKLDPLISGRRPLAEAAEAFDDLEKGSVLRTLLIP, from the coding sequence ATGAAGGCCGTCGTCTTCGCCGAACCGTCCGCCCCGATCGCGTTCACCGACGTCGAGCTCGCCGCCCCGCGCGCCGGCGAGGTGCGGGTGCGGATCGCCGCCGCCGGCGTCTGCCACTCCGACCTGCACGTGAAGCGCGGCGAGTGGGACGCCCCGGCCCCGCTCGTCATGGGCCACGAGGGCTCCGGCGTCGTGACCGAGCTCGGCGAGGGCGTGACCTCGCTCGCGGTCGGCGACCACGTCGTCCTCAGCTGGGTGCCGCCGTGCGGCGAGTGCCGCTACTGCCGCTCCGGGCACGAGGCGCGCTGTCAGAAGGTCGCCACCGTCGTCGCGCCCAAGGGCGTGCTGTTCGACGGCACATCCCGGCTCTCGCGCGACGGCGAGCCGCTGCACCACTACCTCGGTGTCTCCTCCTTCGCCGAGGAGGTCGTGGTCCCGGCCTCCGGCGCCGTGAAGGTCCGCGACGACGCACCGCTCGACGTGATCGCGGTCGTCGGCTGCGCCGTCGCCACCGGCGTCGGAGCGGTGCTCAACACCGCCGCCGTCGAGCCCGGCTCCACCGTCGCCGTCATCGGCTGCGGCGGCGTCGGCCTCAACGTCGTGCAGGGCGCGAAGCTCGCCGGCGCCGAGCGGATCGTCGCCGTCGACGTGCTCGCCGACAAGACCCAGATGGCGCTGCAGTTCGGCGCCACCGACCGCATCGACGCCTCGCAGGCCGACGCGGTCGAGCAGCTCTTCGAGCTCATCCCCGACGGCGTCGACTACGCGTTCGACGCGATCGGCCGCACCTCCACGACCGAGCAGGCCATCCGCATGCTCGGCCTCGGCGGCGCCGCGGTCATCGTCGGCCTGCCGCCGACGGGCGCGAAGGCGTCGTTCGAGCCGCTGGTGCTGGCGGAGGCCGACCAGCGCATCCTCGGCTCCAACTACGGCTCGGTGCGCCCCTCCATCGACATCCCCGCGCTGGTCGACCGCTACATGGACGGCCAGCTGAAGCTCGACCCGCTGATCTCGGGCCGGCGCCCGCTCGCGGAGGCCGCGGAGGCCTTCGACGACCTCGAGAAGGGGTCCGTCCTGCGCACCCTGCTCATCCCGTAA